The following nucleotide sequence is from Amia ocellicauda isolate fAmiCal2 chromosome 14, fAmiCal2.hap1, whole genome shotgun sequence.
ATCTTATTAAGGGGCGGGGGGACGACACAAATATCTGTGGCAGTGCAGGACCAGGGGTTGCCAACCCCTGCTATAAATCACAGTCCAAGTACAGGTATAGTGCAAACTGAACCACTGTCACATTAGTGTTTGGTCTTAGATTGCAACACTGATCTGTGTGCGTCTGGCTGTTTTCTCACAGCGAGTCATACCTCTCCATATCTTACCAGTACTTCTTCTCCACCTGGTGGGTTTTGAAGAGCTGGTGAACGCGATTGGCCGCCTCCTCGCTTTTGCCCAAAAGCATCACCCCGGTCGTCTCCTTATCCAATCGGTGGCACAGGTGCAGGGGGCCCACCCTCATGCCGCCGACCATCTTGGCCAGGACAGGAAGCACTTCGGCAATGTTGTTCTTCACCCCCGGCCCCCCTGGTGTGTGAACCCGTCATAGTGGAGAAACAGGACAATCAAGGGGGAATTCATTGCACAGAAATCAGGGGAGAGATGATCACAGAACAATTAGCATCAAAATGAGCAACCCTTGACCACCACAATGACCACATAGCAATGAGAGTTACATTACATTCAATGGGGGGGATACACAGGCAATACTGTTTATGTATACATGCTTTATCCAATATCAGTAGCACACAGGGACAGGGGACACCCACCGTGCACCGGGACTCCGTAGGGCTTGTTAATAGCGACCAGCTCGGCGGTTTCCAGCAGCTTGCCCTGCAGCAGGGACTTGGCCAGCACGTTGGGATGGACCCTCTGCAGCTGCTGGCTGAAGCGCCGCAGCTCATCCACCCGCCGCAGCACCGGAGGCTTGGGGGTCTGAGTCTGCGCACAGCGGGgagagacagcactgagagcagggGACGGGTGGACAGACAGCGCAGGGCTACAGCGCTGTCGCCAATCCGTACGCATGGTAGACAGTAATGTGTGCGCAACTGATACTGTACAGCTGCAAACACTAAGCCTATATTAAGTCTATGCTTCATGCGTTAAAAACCACATTGTATCGCACCGCACTATGGAGTATGGATAGTCAAACCTCAGCTTTGGCTTCTGTCGATTGCTTCTTACTCTCTTTACGTATTTTCTCCGCCAGATCGCTGGCTTTCAGCCGCGGGGGTTCATTTTCATCCGAGACTGCGGCGGTGCGGAGTCCTGTTCTCTGCCCAGCCGCCGCTGTCTGCAGCCGGGGAGCCGGTCCCGTCAGCGCCGCTGAATGGCACAGTATCCGCCCTCTGTCTGAATGAGGGAAGATGCATGGCGCACGACAGGTGAGTGTAGCTGTATATGGGTTTCGACCCAGTTCGGCGAAAGTGCGATTGAAAAGGCTTCTGAAAACGGCAGCATTTGATGAACACAGAGTCCATGCCCGCTCCCTCACGGGCGccgccatttttattttcttgaactTTCACCttttgaataaactttattagtCGGACTGTGTGCACCGGTGCGCTTTCTTTCGTTGATTGTTTGTACTTAAATTGACATTTTAACAAATTATTGGCATGATACAGTGATATTACATTCTTGTAAAATGTACGTAGAGATTAATATTTTTAGGATCATGCTGCTCAGTGCAATGttcattaaaatatgtaattttaataatgatacgtgaataaatatgtatattatttattggcagacacctgCATTGCAAATTGTGCTAAAGGGAGGTGGGCATATGAGAAATCACAGTAAAtggtaaaacaacaatatagaAGTAAGCAGAGGCATAAGGAAGTATAGTTATAAACAGTGCAAGCAGAATAACCTGCAATATTACAGTCTGAAGTAatgtatactgaacaaaaataaaaaggcagcaTGTAAAGTTGtccccatgtttcatgagctgataTAAATGATTTCAGAAATGTTCCATATGCACAAGaagcttatttctctcataTTTTGTGCAtacatttgtttacatccctgttagtaaacatttctcctttgccaagataatccatccacatGACAGGTGTGGCACATCAAGAACCTGATTAAACAACATTATCATTACACACATTCGCCTTGTGTTGGGGACATTAAAAGGCCACTCtacaatgtgcagttttgttaaCAAACTCATAAGCCAACTCCAAAGtcattttagagaatttggcagtacaTCCAACTGGACTCAAGGCTGGAAAGCACTTGTAACCACACCAGCCCAGGACTCCACATCCAGATTCTTCACCTGCGGGATCGTCTGAGACCAGCCACccggacagctgatgaaactgtgggCTTGACCCCACTGCAGCACTGGTGGACATTCATGCAGCAGCAGCCAATCATgatccctcaaaacttgagacttgaaatccatagtTTAGAacctaattaatatatttcaattgatgttcttatatgaactgtaactcattaaaatatttgaaattgttgcatgttgtgtttgttcagtttatttataattctaatATATATTCTGTTGTATCCGATTTGAGTtattaataaacaacaacattacATCCATTATCAATAACAGAGTCATCCACCACAGCGTAATGGAGAGCCAGAGCCTAATCCAAAGGCTCTTGACCTGATCTTCCCCTCTGTGAAGGTGGCAGTTCTGCAGTGCTGGAGATTGTGAATGGACTCTGATGGAAGGGGGAGGAATGATGGGAAGGGCTCACATAGATTCATCTTTAAAGTATTTCAAGAAAACTGCAAAGACTCTTGAGTCTGAAAGACACACAGGACATTTTTTGCATTGAAACCGGAGTACAATATTTTGGTTCCAAATAAAAGCACTGTTAAAATTGCTAACAAATAAGTAAATGGTGCAGCATTCTCTTTAAGACTTATATAATCAACTACCATCTTATTTTACCCTTGTGATAAATCTGCATACAATAGATcagcattaattaatttgagGAATGGTGAATATTACACTTTCTTTCCCTATAATGCTCTACTCTGAATACACTGAATTGGTAAAACATGGTGGATTTTAAATGCGCTCTACATTCAGGAAACAAAATTCGTAGTCACACAAAACAAAGATGATTAGAATACAATGAAGGATTAAATTGATATAAACAGCAAAATACAaggttaaatattaaataatttaatttctttccctgtgtgtctgtgtaaacaaggtcactgtttCACTGTCTCACTGAGCTTcggtactgtgctatagatTAACCcagatacctagaagaacagggtctgataacaactagttttcaccagcaatttgtgCTCGATACATcgtacaaccccccccccccccacccatatgaaacattacatatgccttaatTCTCCCCAGTTTGACTATATAttggtcttcctgagcagttgtcaggcagaaactgaACTTTAGTCAATCATCTTTAGTCAAATTTGAAAATGATCTATGTCTATTACATCCCTTTCAACTAGTCTACAATATGTCTTAATTGAAGCATTACGGTACATTACTTCTATCGACCCCccccaaaatacaaaaaagcaaaTACAAACCAAGTGCTTGATGTTACTTGAAAAAAACTACAGTTGAGTACTGTATACATACAGTgcggggaaaaagtatttgatcccctgctgattttgtacgtttgcccactgacaaagaaatgatcagtctataattttaatggtaggtgtattttaacagtgagagacagaataacaacaacaaaatccagaaaaacgcatttcaaaaaagttatcaattgatttgcatgttaatgagggaaataagtattttaccccttcgacttagtacttggtggcaaaacccttgttggcaatcacagaggtcagacgtttcttggagttggccaccaggtttgcacacatctcaggagggattttgtcccactcctctttgcagatcctctccaagtcattaaggtttcgaggctgacgtttggcaactcgaaccttcagctccctccacagattttctatgggattaaggtctggagactggctaggccactccaggaccttaatgtgcttcttcttgagccactcctttgttgccttggctgtgtgttttgggtcattgtcatgctggaataccatccacgaccctttttcaatgccctggctgagggaaggaggttctcacccaagatttgacggtacatggccccgtccatcgtccctttgatgcggtgcagttgtcctgtccccttagcagaaaaacacccaaagcataatgtttccacctccatgtttgacggtggggatggtgttcttggggtcattcctcctcctccaaacacggcaagttgagttgatgccaaagagctcaaatCCTCATCTGAAGAgcacaaaaacaagacattgCTCTAGGCCTTTATACACTctttctctgcctctgcctcttcCTCTTCATCTGAAGATGACTCATTGAATAAATCACTCTCTTCAACTGCCTCTTCCTCCTCAGTGGCATCTTCACATTCCCCATTCAGAAATGCATAGTAGTTTTTCACTTCAGCTTTTTGAACCAGATCCAAATATTTTCCACACAGGATTCCAAACTTTCTCCAAAACTAAAATTAGACATAGACATATATTGTTAGTAAACAATCATTGAAAGATCATCaaagcattttgtttctttaaaacataaaagtaaTGAACACAGCTCTCAGTAATTGATTCTGCAATCTCTGTGGTGCCTTTCATGACATAGCAGTTGTAGTTGTATTGATACAATAGTCACTGCTATGGTATAGCAAACACTACTGATTTGGAGAATCGTAATCATAGTCAAGTTTCATTAAACAAAGATTCAAACCAACTACTATGGAACTACAGGGTGCAGACTGTGATCCAAGcatatgcatatttttaaatatgtacattttaaagtcaTACCTTATACATTCACATATTGTAGATAATTTGCACATAGGAAACTTGCCAACTAACTTTTAATGCCATCTTACCAAATTGGATTCCACCAGTTTCGCAAAATTGATTCTCTGATATGTcttgttttcaatgtttttcagGTAGGCGATGCTCCTCTCCATCTTGCTGGCAAGAAAAGTTTCTATCTTTGTCCAAAACTCAATGCAACTTCTCCACTTCTCTTCAACATGCAACAGATCCTGTTTTACAGTCTTGAGAATGATCTCATCATTATTCATTTCTGGAAAGGAGAATCCACATGGAGACaacagattaaaacaaacaaacaaacaaataaaaacgcTTATCACCCTCATAATACCAACACCTCAccaggtttaaaaaaacaacaactttaatttaaataaatatttctgctttgggcatgtacagtgagggaaagaagtatttgatcccctgctgattttgtacgtttgcccactgacaaagaaatgatcagtctataattttaatggtaggtgtattttaacagtgagagacagaataacaaccaaaaaatccagaaaaacacatttcaaaaaagttatacattgatttgcatgttaatgagggaaataagtatttgatcccctatcaatcagcaagatttctggatcccaggtgtcttttatacaggtaacgagctgagattaggagctctctcttaaaggaagtgctcctaatctcagcttgttacctgtataaaagacacctgtccacagaagcaatcaatcaatcagattccaaactctccaccatggccaagaccaaagagctgtccaaggatgtcagggacaagattgtagacctacacaaggctggaatgggctacaagaccatcgccaagcagcttggtgagaaggtgacaacagttggtgcgattattcgcaaatggaagaaacacaaaataactgtcagtctccctcggtctggggctccatgcaagatctcacctcgtggagtttcaatgatcatgagaacggtgaggaatcagcccagaactacacgggaggatcttgttaatgatctcaaggcagctgggaccatagtcaccaagaaaacaattggtaacacactacgccgtgaaggactgaaatcctgcagcgcccgcaaggcccccctgctcaagaaagcacatgtacaggcccgtctgaagtttgccaatgaacatatgaatgattcagaggagaactgggtgagtgttgtggtcagatgagaccaaaatctagctctttgacatcaactcaactcgccgtgtttggaggaggaggaatgaccccaagaacaccatccccaccgtcaaacatggaggtggaaacattatgctttgggggtgtttttctgctaaggggacaggacaactgcaccacatcaaagggacgatggatggggccatgtaccgtcaaatcttgggtgagaacctccttccctcagccagggcattgaaaatgggtcgtggatgggtattccagcatgacaatgacccaaaacacacagccaaggcaacaaaggagtgtctcaagaagaagcacattaaggtcctggagtggcctagccagtctccagaccttaatcccatagaaaatctgtggagggagctgaaggttcgagttgccaaacgtcagcctcgaaaccttaatgacttggagaggatctgcaaagaggagtgggacaaaatccctcctgagatgtgtgcaaacctggtggccaactacaagaaatgtctgacctctgtgattgtcaacaagggttttgccaccaagtactaagtcgaaggggtcaaatacttatttccctcattaacatgcaaatcaatttataacttttttgaaatgcgtttttctggatttttttgctgttattctgtctctcactgttaaaatacacctaccattaaaattatagactgatcatttctttgtcagtgggcaaacgtacaaaatcagcaggggatcaaatacttttttcccccactgtatcttCTTCCTACCTTATAATGTAATACGATATTTTGAAAgtattaattacaaaaacaaatattgggaTGAATAGTTATTGGATAGATTGTGAATTCAGAAAGTGTTCTTGTTGTGCATGTTTAGATATAATCTATGAATCTAGTTTACTGCggtgtgaataattaaaaacccTTTGTATGGATCAGCAACCCAAACCTGTTTCTTTATACCTACACTTGCAGAATGAATGGTAACCTTAATAAAGTCTAGATATTATAAATGTTAACATTATTTCTGATctatcaaattatatatatataatatataatagtaATTTAAGTTGCCATTTTAAACCTGTATGTTTAAATTTAGTGATTTAAAATCTCTAGTTGATGTCTTATCTTGATCTTgttcatttccttttttaatgacTGGCAATGGGTGCTCTTTGTTTTATTAACTGTAGATCTTTAATGATTTAGTCATAAAAAAAAGCTCTCACTTCTGTTTCTTAAATGCTCCAGAGTTTCCCTTTTTGCATtcagctcctcctccagcatTCTTCTTTGGATCTTTTGTTTAATAACTTCTTCACATTTGCCTGCGATATGATTGTATATTTCAGCTTGtaattcatcatcatcagaatCTGAGCTCATCCCCAGGGAATGGCACAATCTGTCCCTTTGTACCATAAATGGAAAACCAAACCTTAATAGAAAGCCTTCTGAAAATCCTTCTACAGATCCTACATGGCGTATGACAGTTTTAAGGTTATTTAGACTCCTCGCTATGTCTTCTTCACAAGAttccttttttttataaatatcatTTATTTCTTCTTCCATAACTTCAGTTTCTACATTGAGTGGAGCCCGTTCTGTGATAACCTTGAGCTTCTTTTTCTCCACGCTGCAGATGATGGTGTTGACCCTGATTTGTTGGAACCTGTGTTTATTATGACAggagaaaatgtacaaatgaatCAGACTAAATTAGGCTGTTTTCTTGTGTGGAAGGGGATGCAATGCAGACACTTAAGCTTAAAGCATGATATATaagtaatacatattttgatgttttgatgttataaataaaaaacaataatttgtttttcaggACTGGGCTTTGTAACCTGTATGTCAATTGTCATCTTACCAGTGTCACTAGAGGCAGTCTAGTAAACTAATCTATTTAACACTTAGGAAATCAATACAGAAGctttcattaataaaaaaatgagaAGCTGGGTTTTGGCCTTTTTTAAGAAAAGTTCAGAGAAATTATGATCTGTGGGGGCACTATTGCTTCCTACTGAAATTGGACCCACAACAATTGTGTGGTTTGCATCTGGTATGATGTTGACTGTAAATCAGAAATGGACAATACCTACTATAAATACCTATACTAAACTATAGGCAGGGCCCTGCAGTTTCTGcaacttttttccccctccaatTGTAATACAACTGCTATGCCTATTGATGATCCTACAGTCTCCTAATTTATCGTAATTTATttcacaattatatatttttaaatatcttcTCCCTGTTTGCTCTGCTATTGGGTTCCCCAGCATGTCACAGCAACTCGGTTAAGAACCAGTCAAGGTGGCGGGACACTGTATCATCTGCTACTGTCTGGAAGGTCCTGGTAGTCAGGACTCGTATATAGACAGACACTATCAGCCGTTCAGATAATGCAGCACTACACAGGTTTGTTCTGGTCAGGGCATTATACAGCGCCATAGATAATTCAGCATGTCTTTGTTGAGATGATACCTGAACATAATGTGCTCATTGCTGAGCTCTTCATATGTGTGCTGAGGCTGGTACACCCTTTCAGCATATCTATGTCGGGGGTTGCTGTTGCCGGGTGTACACTGTCCAAATGTCCACGGACACGCTGCACACTACAAACCATGTTTCCCATTTATATTTCTTCCTTTTCTATTGCCATTCAGTCAAAGAAGACTGTTAGGAATTCattctggtgcagcacacatacaaccatatATAAAACAGTTCCACACTTCACATTGTTGACTGTGTGCTGGAATGGTGCTGTGCGTGTAGTTAACACCATCTTTTCCTAATCCTTATTCTGTGCATTGCAAACCTGTTTTTTGCTGATGAACTGATGAAATGTCGAGGTGGGGGAGTGCTGATGAAATGTTGAGCGGTGTTAGGGGGAGGAATGCAGATGTAGTGCTAAGATTGAATATTTAGATCTAACATTTAGACTTTTAAATTTAATGATAAATACCTCTCTCTTGTTTCAGTAGCATCCTTCTTCAAATCAGATACCCACTGTAGGAGCAGTGAAATAATTTCTCGGGCCATTTTACCATTGCAGAGTTTCAGAGTTTCCCTGGTATCTGGAATTAAGTCCTCTAAGACTGTACTGACTGTTCCTCCCATctgcaacaataacaacagaGTTCTGGgtattttatttgtgcatttatatttgtttttaattaacatttacaaTTATGTCTCCTATTCATACACCTCCATTTTGGAATTGCCAGTTGTTAACCAGCTTCCACAACCGCTTAATTAGATGAGTTACGCAcacttaaaacatatatttgccCTCCAAAATGTAAACTATAAAAAGTTTATTATCTTTCAGACTTCCTGTATATGAAAAACAAACGTCTCTTCAATTTGAGGTTAGAACAGTTTTGATACTGGTGGACCCCAGAGAATCCCTTGGGGCTAGTGGCTGTTTTACACCACAAATAATTACATGTaaagtaaatgtatacatttaagtaACTTAAGTTTCTAAAAGTATCCctatatgtatgaatgtggaCAGACTGACTTAGGTTTTGAGATTGATGATGAATGGAATGGGATGTGTGGGATGTAGGAAAAAGACAAATCTGACAAATCCCTTTACTCAAAGGCTATGTCAATAAAAGGTAATGGATTAAAATGTTCAGGCCAAGATTTACACTCTACTTCATAATCACCAAGGGGCTACAAATTAAAGTTGGTTTCTGGGCTTGGCGGCACTAGTTATGCAGAGGTTCATATGAATTACCTAATTGAACACTTTGATCCACACAAAAGTGCGGTCGGGGGGGCTGACTCCTCCAAATTATCTCTCTTATGGGGGGTCCCTTAACATCCCAAGCCTCCCCTCAATTAGAACACTGGTTGCAGCTCTACATTGAGTAGATCTAGAAAATCTGGCAAAATGTATGTCACCATCAAGTGATATTGGTGGATTAGTTTGTACAATAAGgatgtggagtagtggtcagggctctggactcctgagtggagAGTTATGGGTTAAATCCCatgtgggggacactgctgctgtatccttgagcaaggtactgtacatagattgctccagtaaaaataacttgtgtaaatgggtaattgtatataatacataaatagtgaCATATCTGTTACAATGTAAGTTGTcctagataagggtgtctgctaagaaatataataataatataggtcGAGCAACAGgagaaaaaacataaatgacTGCATCATTTAGGTTTTTACCTAACCAGTATGTGAAAGAAAGACACCATGATATTGACACTATGAAATTAGTCAGTAAAGTGTTTTatgtgaaaatgtaataatactAATGCACTTGAACAAAACCTAGATGATTGTCCTCCGACACTTTACATCCAGTGACAATATGAATGTGTTTGCTTGCTggttaaaagtaaataaaacagaGGCAGTTTAATGATTTCTGTTAAAGTGGCATGAATGGATTAAAATGGGTGCTTGGGTTAACACTGTATTAATTTAACAATTCCTACTTTGGACTGTTATATCTTGCTGTTTTGATTGATATTTTATATTCAAACATTAACAAAATGTTTAGAATTTTTAGCTTTTGTGTAATTGCTATTGCATAGCTGTATACAGTGCATTGCAAAAAtattcagacccttcctatTGTGTCCTGTATTGTGAATTTACAAAATCATGCATATACATTTTagcttaatatttttttcaaaacttcAGTGCTCAATCTGGTGCAATTTTTGGGCATTCTTCTTGGCAGATGTGCTCAAGATCTCTCAAGGTGCTTGGTGATGGCTTAAGGACAGCAGTATTCAAGTCTTTCCTCAGATTCTCAATAGGATTTAAGTCAGGATTTTGGgatactcaaggacattcactttcttactCTTTAGCcactttattttttcacctgAATTCATTTAGATTTGCACTTGGCAAAGAGTTTTAATAATTATGCAATCATGatgtttccatttttatttcatatacattttctacaaGTAGCGAGAAAAATTGTGAACCCCTTAGGGTTTTCacatatttcacatttcaaaCCTAAAATGTTATTATATCTTATTCTAAGTCCTAATAATAGATACAGATAACCTGTGGTTTTCTCCTGGCTATCCTTCCATGAACACCAATCTTGTTCAGTCTTCTTCTGATAGTTGAGTCATGAATATTCACATTAGCCAGGGCAATAGTGGCCTGCAAATCCTTGGTCATAAATCTGGGGTTCTTTCTGACTTCCTGGATCATTCGCCAGTTTGTTCTTGGACATATTTTGTTAGGATAACTGCTCCAGGATAGTGACTGTGGTCTTGAACTTCCTCCATTTGTAGACTATCTGTCCGAAAATAGATTGGTGGAGACCCAAATCCTAAGAAATGGTTTTGTAAACGTTTATATGCTGATGAGCTTCAACAACTGCTTTCCAGCTATTTCTTTTTCTCATTGTGTGATGTGTTTCCACACACCTGTATGGTGAAGACCAAACTCACAACGATTCTGATCTTTATATAGGGTGGGGCCTCCCAAAGTCACCCTTCAAGATCTACCTAATAATTTAAACACCTGATTATAATTATCCCCTTTAGGTGAGCTGATAGAACCAGGGTTCACTTTATTTGTCTAATTCAGGGGATccaaaccctggtcctggagtaccccctacccttccggtttttgttccagctgagctctcagttGCTTAATTGAACACTTAATTGATGTAATGATTtggttacattttacttttttataagaaaattggttccttaataagataatacattccttatacaatgttatactgaacttaaaccctctactgtttaaaataatgaaaaggctctgatttaagaaattattacttaaattaagggttcaattaagtaattaagagcttggttggaacaaaaaccagcagggtagggggtactccagcaccagggttgggaaccactggtctaaTTCATGCATCATTTTGATTCTTAAGACATGAAATTGGTTAATATATGGTAAACCCTATTGGATATTAAAGAAAAGACTGGTTTTGCTTCAAGAAAGTTCTACAATGAAAGCTAATGTACTTTTGTAATTATCATTGGGGTTCACAAAGTTTTTTTTGCCACTGTATttacttctttatttttgttttgctttgaatgtgtggagtaggttgtgtatataACACATTAATCCCTATTTCAGTGTCATGACggcaacaaaatgttaaaacttTCAGAttgtctgaatacttttgcatgGCACTGTACGTCTGTCACACTACTTATGTAGAACTAGCAtctagatgtatttattttaaattaatttacatgATCTAATCAGTATCTGATCAGTATATCGATCCATACACGTTGAACTTGGTAAGGACCTggaacactttattttaagagaTTGAAGACCAACCTTCTGAATCACATTGATTTCATGAGCAAGCTGCAGCTGGAATGAAACCGCTCTGTCTCTCAGCTGTTCCGTGAGATCAGGAAACCGATAAAGATTCTGAAATGACTTTTTAATGAAAGTAGCAATTTCCTTCTGCCCTTCCCCAAGCTCCTGAAATTGTAGTACTTCTTCCAGCCTTTCAACATCCTCTATTGCTGCCAAAAAGATGGTAATATGATTAAAGGCCTTATAAAACTCAacagtaaaacattaaaatatcttTCATGTTCAAAAGCATTGTTAGACACTAGCTGATCTCTTTCTACAGAGCAATTTTGAATGCAGTAAAGTTTGCTTTTTCCAGAGTCACTTAAGTACTTGTAGGAACATCAACACATGGGATACATTCCAGAATTGAAATGGGTCATCCCATGTTAAATCAAGCTTGATCGCACGTATCTAATGAACAAGAGGTAATTTAGGGTTACAACTTAAACTTGTCGAAAAACTGATCCTGGAGGTATTCGTATTTGtggaaaatgtatacaaatttcAAGGAGGTCAGGTAGGTTAAAGATTCATGTCATATGGACATTGTGATGGAGTGATCCCATCACTATTACAACTACAGTACTCATCACTGGTTTagtgtgatgcagtgtgttgtagttaaactgttttttttttaagttttaaaaatggtggtcatttattgtatttataaaaggaaaaaaatattttaaaaaagaagGGCATGGTTGGTATTAACAACTCTTATGAACTTACCTGCGGTGAAGGGAAAGGGGGAGTTGGGCTGGAGTTGCTGGGGTTGGTGTGTTGGCGGCCATGTTGTTGAAGGCTAAAAGTGGTTACAGAGGCCATGATGGAGAAGTGCTTGGCCATTACCCTATTTATTGTAGTAAGGTAGCCACTCTTAATTCTCTGGCCATAAGGGAAGGGTTGTTtgcaataatgttttgttttatttttctttgtactaatgttggtttgttttttc
It contains:
- the rpusd4 gene encoding pseudouridylate synthase RPUSD4, mitochondrial, which translates into the protein MAAPVRERAWTLCSSNAAVFRSLFNRTFAELGRNPYTATLTCRAPCIFPHSDRGRILCHSAALTGPAPRLQTAAAGQRTGLRTAAVSDENEPPRLKASDLAEKIRKESKKQSTEAKAETQTPKPPVLRRVDELRRFSQQLQRVHPNVLAKSLLQGKLLETAELVAINKPYGVPVHGGPGVKNNIAEVLPVLAKMVGGMRVGPLHLCHRLDKETTGVMLLGKSEEAANRVHQLFKTHQVEKKYWVLSIGVPVPSEGVIDIPIIEKEVEGPQPHYKMTLSPVYRIAEGGEKVSRVRANRQAHCAVTRYRVLASSGACSLVELQPITGVKHQIRVHMAYGLGCQILGDHKYANWSKLAPQKLPDGVLKKLGLEQSKVRYLPIHLHARQLVLPRVEGHPEVTVNCPLPKFFCNSLRRLEIPLPQK